The Quercus lobata isolate SW786 chromosome 4, ValleyOak3.0 Primary Assembly, whole genome shotgun sequence genome segment taaaaaattttgaagaaaaatttaaaaaaaaaaattgaaaaattaaccacaacatataataaaagttgatagaaaagccttaattgaataaacttgaaagttagatAATTGAAATGAactaaaaaatgagataaatgaAAGAATGTTAACAAATACCATACGGTACTTGTTAAGGTTTCCCTAATGTGATTCctacataataataaaaaaagataaatgaaagaaaaagacataaaaatacTTATGAAACTTAAAAAAGTGACATAAAACtgcaaaaaagacaaaagagttgtaaaaaaaaaaagtctaaaaagTTGTTGTTAACGGGCACCTTATGGTGTCCGTTAACACAACCCTTATTTtataggctaaaatgcaaactGACTCTCTAACTTtcttcagatttcatttcagttttttaactttgtttctaataatttcaatcctctaagttttagatttattcaattaaaacaTTTCCCTCAACTTTAgttaaaattgtttgaaaaaaaaaaaagcattaattgaattttttttcaattaaaaaaatttgaagaaaaaaaaattgaaaaaattaaccacaacatataataaaagttgatagaaaaaccttaattgaataaacttgaaagttaaactactaaaatgaacaaaagtaaagttaagagtattgaaatgaaatctgaaaaaaCTTAGAGGatcaattttgcattttagcctattttatattataagatttccaaattaaaatttaatagtaACTATATTTGGAACCATTTTAAACTGAAGGAATGAGGATAAGTTCTACTGTATACTTTGTTCTCTCGAAAACtatgtttcaactttcaagttcGAACTGTTCGGCAGATTCCCACGCGTTACGCACCCGTTCGCCACTTTGTTCTCAACTGTTCTCATCTCACCTCCTGGGCGAGACAAGCTACCTTTAGCTAGGAGCCTTTCTTTTCCTAACCATCAATGTGAAAAAACTTCTCAGTCCCGTCTACCTCAATCCCAGATTGACATGGATTTGATTTTGCAAGGGAAATATATTAGAATCatgaataaatttatatacataACATATTTCACATGCTTTTTTCACAATTAATTGTTGAAGTGACAAGTTGTAACTGACAGTGCCTAAAAATATTGGCTCAAAAACTAGGAACCATTGAAAGATTCGACACAAATTGTCCTCTTTGCAAGGAGGAATTTGAATCTGGAACATACTTTTTCTTCAACTGTGCTGTGGCCACTGGCCTGAGCTATCTGGTTTGCATTGAAATCTAATTCCTATCAACAACCATGTGGAGATTGCTGAGCTGGTCTTGGATGCACCAGATTTTGTGACAAACTCAAGCATATTATCAAAACTTCTCCAAGAGTAATATTCCTTGCAAATAGCACTCACTTTGGAAGCTCTCTAGAACCTTAGAAACTAGGTAAGAGTACAAAGCAGCAGAGGTAAACATTCTAACCACTATCGAAGCCCTGGAACACAGGTTTATGGAGCACACTGCAGCTGTGGAATCCCATGAAGAGACTAATGGTAAATAAATTACATAGCTTGGAAAAGGCCACCTACAGAAACAGTAATATTAAATGTGGAGGTAACTATAGCAACATTAGCAGTGGTAGCTCAAAATAAAATCAGGAGGGATTATGAAAGCTTGGACCAAGGAAGCTCAATCCTGGACACCTGCTGTAGTTGAAGCTGAAGCTATTTTATGGGCAATCCAGTTTGCAAAACTGAAACTTTTTCATAAGGTTTATTTGTAGAAGGTGATGCAAAAGTGTGCTTTGATGCACTGGATACCGAGTGTCCTGATTGTCCTTGAGAAATTTAAAGTTTTGGTAATGATTCTAGAGTTTAGATTCTTTCAAATGTAGTACTAGTTTCTGTTGGGTGAGAAGGAATGCCAACATTTTGGTCTCATTCAGTCCATTCAGTCAATATGGGttctattcagtccacattGTTCTTATCTGGTCCATTCTGCTCATGTCAGTCCTATCCGTTTTATTCGGTCTATTTTGGTCATattctgtccactttggtcctcTTCAGTCCACTTCAGTTGTGATTGGTCCATATGTCCATTTTGTTCATTTCGCACCTATTCAGTCCACATTAGTCGTATTCAGTAATTTCTCACTCCCACCTTCTGTTTGTGAGGTTTGGAGGAGAGagcattcttcttcttaatgaattcatgagagagagagagagggagagggagggaaatattttatatccttGTCATTGCTCAAAAATCACATATAACATTTTAATTTCATGAATGTCAAATATTTCAAGCCCTAATTAAACAAAGGAGGGGTTTCAATGGTATATGGtatatcaaatattaaaatctCTTGtcgttgaataaaagatttaggGTTTTATCACCACCTATACCGAAAATCAATTGGTATCTTAACCTTATGATAAAGAACAATCGTCTCGAAGTGGATgtcataaatttgaaataatattgtATCTATCAAAAAGTTAATTCCCCTTTCCTTGAAAATGAATCGCCTATCACTTAACTGATACGTGCTAAATGAGTTACAATCTTGATTTGGTTTGATAATTGATATAGCATAAAGacaagcaaataaaaaatatggtaATGAAAGTCCTCAATCTTAACAGCATTAGGAACCAAAAGGACTTTTAGACATTATTTTAGAACCAAGCACAAGTGTATATAAAACTGGTGACTGGTGAGTGTATCATCACTTCCACTTCAATTGGGTAAAAGAGAAAGGCCGGTTTGAGTTTTGACTCTTTGTTAGGCTTTCGGCCAACCCTTTGATAGCTCCTTTCGAAGACTTGTTCAttatttttgaacttttgacCAAagtaggaaagaaagaaatcaatataaattaaaaaaaagatagcaAAATAGCTACATGGCATTGGGCTTGGGACTCTACATCTGTTATAGTCAAAGGATATCATAATCCTGGCTTCATTGTGAATTTTGTATAGATCAATGATTCAACGTGCAGtttatttaattcaaaataGGAAAAACTTTTACCTTCTTGgtatctttttgtttattttttgttttaacccCTGAATTTTTCAAGCCATTTAACAAATTGATTAGGGGGACTGATTTGAAAAATCCATTTAACAAATAATGAATCtatatggttttattttatttgtatcaaatttagattttaaggtttaatttgaaacGTTGAAAACTATAAGAATTTATTTAAAACCACCCTAAAATATAGGGGGGCTTTAAATATACTTTGATCAATTTCTTTGGAGTGGTTGAATTCTCAACAACATTAGTCTGTGTTAGTCAATGTTGGCTTagttacatgtattttttttatcaattttatttgattaaaaatattCCCTATTAGTCCattacttccttaattgacatgtctttTTAACTACTtcttctaatattattttttagtcttcttctacttttttttttaaaccccataaaaaataaaatctgatGATTACATTACACAATACCTGCAAGTTGTCACAATAATGCAAATCAAGCATCTTTAAACCAGCAAATATAACTAATCCAAACAGATCTCACGCGTTGTTTTAAAGTTGTCTACTTTGTGACCtatgcaaacaaacaaaaacataaatgtttctttcttcttcttttttccttttctcactCCTTAGAGTACTTTTTGTTTAACAAAATACCAATTCATTGCCAATCAATGCAATCAGGCCAGTCCAAAATGGAGATCTCAAGTCACAACCATTACAATAAATCCCTTCGGGTTGTGTTTTGAGTTTGAGgatttaaaatctaaacaaatttaaagaatagttGTTAATATAAACTGTTTGAAATCTTTGGAGATTTAGCTCAAGtaatttcaaactaaaatttaaaattgaaatccTTTTCTTTAACTAAAAATTCCATCAGCAAATAAAGGCTTGATGTAAAATAATCTCTTTCATATTGCTTCACTAAAGGGGAAACCTTTCATCATACAAAGAGATATAAAGAGATGTTGCAATCTCTGTACAGATTCTGGTTAGCAgctgataaaaagaaaaagaaaaagaaaaaagaaaaacagaaccTAGAACAGAAAATTCACCTACTGATCATGATCATGAACTATAACAGATAGGACACATGATGTTATAATACAACATAGAACCTTCAGCAGTAAGGGTACAATTACCTGAGAAGATGACAATTCTATAGAAAGACCTACTGATCGGCTAATCACAAATCAAGATTGTCTGGTAGCTTCCATTTTCAGTAACAGATCTTTAATATCTGCTTGCATCCTCCTCTTCATATCATGGTACTCTCGATGTGCTCTGTCTAGAGCCTGGACttcttcatatttttgtttACGCATTTCTTGAGCCTCAGCCAAACGCAACTTTGTGAATCGACCTGTATACTCCTCTTCAGTTTTTTCCTTCTTTGCAATGGCAATGCGCTTTAGGCCCTCAGCTTCTCTTCTTGCTTCATCAGCACGGGCTTGGAACATTTTAGCCTCTGCCTCTTTGATTCTCACAAGACTCTCCAATTCATCAAACACAGGTTCCTTTTGAATACTTGTCTGCAACTCAGTCTCCAAAGTGCGTTTATCAATCTGGTCATAACTGAATCTAGGAAATACAACAGGTGCCCTGTCCAACTGAGGCGCCTTCTCTGAATAAACAGCTTTTAGCCAACTGGGATCCTGGCTCGTCCCAGCAATCCCATTGCTTTCTTTACCTTGTTCATTGCCAGATGAGATTGGCATCTTGCCTAACTTGGGAGTTTCGGCTTCTGCAGTAACAGTTAAAGGATATAAATTATAACCTCGTGGTTCAGCTTGAGATCTCAAAAGAATGATatatagaaaagaagaaaacactgCAGTATATTTCATTTGATGGCACTAGGTCTATCACACATATGAACCCATgcaaaaaaaatgacatatcTTCCCCTTCCCCATTCCAATACCTGATGCAAATAtctcagaaaaagaaaaaataattttcccctCTTTAAACCCTTTATTGATCTTATAAACATAAAATTGCCCTCTGAACAGCAATGAAGCAACTATTGCAGTTCCAAGCCACTGTATTGAATGGTTTACCATTTTCTTATATTACAAAAGTCAAATGCTAAGAACCACACTCAACATAACCAAGCAAAACACTAATGCATGATTTCAATACAAAACTACGGAAAGCAGATTAGTTTTTGGTTGCTCAGCAACATTTTCTGTCTTACATAAAATAATCAGTTCCTAAAGTCTACTTCATATGGAATTCTTGAGTTGCCCAAAGATTGATATGATTTACACTTAAAAGAGGGAGGGTTTTGGACTAGAGATgctttatattttattcactATATTGAATTCAGAAATTGCTTGATTCTTCTCtatcttccattaaaaaaaaaaattgctcgaTTCTGCATTACAACATCACTAGTTTATCATCATATgcttcacaaatataaatacaGAAACTCAAgcaattatcaaaataagtcACACATATCccctaataaattttttgatacaTCAACAGTTGGAAGTGGGGGATTTTGAACCCTAGATGGCTCCATAGGAGGTGCCAACCAGTTgaactacaaggctcttggcacaTATCCCCTAATATGTCATGCATATATTGTAAATAATGCAGATCATGCAGTGTTCACATTTATGATAGAAGAAACAAAAGGCATAATGATAAATAAGGCAGTTTAGTTGGcattttttcttccaaaaagcACCTTCCCCACACATTAAATTTCACCCAAATAACTTCTAGGAACCAAAAATTATTTGTCTTCCTCGGAAGTCATCAGCTCTCTTTTACTGGTATCCTGTGAATAGCTAAAGTTATCTAAAATCATTTCCTAATGAATGTAATTATAGACCACATAGACAACGAGCAAAAGTTATCCCAAATCATGTCATTTTGTAACAAATACATGAAACAGGTAAAGAATCTCAAGTAGATATGTCCATGACAAGTTGCTACGTTAACATGATCTCATAATCAtacaaggaagaaaaaaaatacagtacCCAATATAAAGAACTCATATTACCAACAGAGTTGTAAAGGACTTACCACGAAGGAAAGCCAAGATATGACTGCAAACCTCAGGAAGGTCCAACTTATTTGCCAATCGTACCAGCATCTGATCAGCAATTTCATGAAGCCGTCTTCCTCTCATATCCTTGCTGTCACGAAAAATTCTCTTCACATAATCAAGTTCTCTGGAAAGAGTTTCAGCTGTCCATTCCTTTACAAAACTTTGAAAAACCTCATTCACAAAGCCAAACAACTCTGAAGGATGATCACAGGCAATACAATGAAACTGCATCTCCGTCGTCCCATAAGCCCCTTTTGCACTTCTTCCATTTATAATATAAGATTTTCGTAACGCACAATCCGTATGGCACCAATGAAGACAAACATCACAACCAACCCAACTACATGTTTTATTTGCCATGTCAAACTTTGAACACACAAGACACATGCAAGCACTGCAAAAACCTTTCTTCTGCACACAAACCTTGCAATCACATTCATCCACAGGCAAAGAACTCTTACAGGCAAGATTTCTGCATTTTAAGTTGAGAAATACCTCCGCCAAATGAGCATTCGTAACGCTGTCGTCTAGCTGAAGGTATTCCGGAAGACCAGTTCTCAAAGCGACCAAGATTTCCAGTTGAGCCCGGTGGGATTTCTGTAGTGTCTCCAAGGTTATATCAGACTTGTTCTGCAGAGCTTTCTGAAAATCAACGAGTTGCTTTTGCTTATCAACACTCAACATGGTATCGGTGATGCTCTCTTTCAGACGCACTATGGATTGTGGTGTCATGTCATGAAATTTCCTAGCCATTACATGTACCGGTTCCTCAACTATCTTGGCAATGATTTTCTCAACATATTCAGCTCCACCACCACTGTATTCAAACTCCTTCTGGCCACTACTCCTATATAAACTACCACTACTCTTTTCCCTCATTCTCCGCTTCTTGTCATAACTATAATTTGATCCAATATCATGAGACCCTACACTTTGCGAAGGCGATCTAACATCATCGTTGAACGACTGCTGCCTATGAAAGCTCAACTGCCTTTCTAGTCCATTGCCCATTTTAGAGCTTCCTTCTAAACCCCTATGTTGTCCTCCTTGCACAGCTTGACCATTCGAAATGCCTTGTAATACTTGAGACTGATTAAGAGAGCCATTTCCATTCATCAAGATTCTCTGATATAGAGGGATATCTTTAGGCTTAGACTCATTCTGAGACTGTCCCTGCCAAGCTCCCTGAGAAGCTTGATCGATTCCCTGAAATATGGGGCGGCTGCCAACCGATTGTTCAAAGTTGTCCATCGAATTTTGTGTCAGAGAACAGCTGGGGTTGTGGAAAAACGACTGAGAACCTGAAAAAGACATTGATGCAGTAAATCCATCTGAATTAGTACGAAATGTAGTACTCATGGACTGAACACTCCTGGCTTGACTAGGTGAACCAGGAGCTGCTTGAATTGTATCCTGAGCAGCACCAATCGGTAACAAAACATTCGGTAAGCTTAACGAAAGATCAAACGGTTCCAACACCAGCTTCTCTTCCTTCGGCCTATTAACACCGGATTGATCATTCTTCTCCTCCCTTCTAACCGGAGAAGTACTAAACAACTCAAACCCCCGAGTACTCGGTCCTTCCATATCATCACTATCCCTCTCAAACTCCCTCGATTCCCTCTCCATCCATACACCATCTTCAGCAGAATCGGCAACATGGGTTGGTTCAATCGACACACTTTTCCCCTTATCCTTGAAATTCTGACTCAAAccctcctctctttctctccccaTATTCACTTCACCCTCTCCTCCattttcttccccaacttcCTTATCCAACTCCTGCGCTTCTTCCACTTCCACCTCCATTTCCACATCCTCTACCTTGGCTTCAAGATCTATGCTCACACCCTTGTCTTGTTTATCACACTCCTCTTCTGACCCCAAAGACTTTTCATcgtcatcttcatcatcaacaa includes the following:
- the LOC115983747 gene encoding protein OBERON 4-like translates to MKRLRSSEDLDSYGDKCKDPNPSLNPNPSSNSNPSRSSSQYRTSFYHKSENARKGGLVSSSSAAAVASSRYDRDRSSGADDDREGSRVVRKRSEHDFDGFDRRKGFDRYSGESRGGGGGYDRSLIHRSESFCGGGSSTSLSLSSSRREFPKRFRSERSSSGSDPSRREGSVSSWRRFGNNGNKDSEERSRIGLRDVKSPTWSRDSAASEQSRMVRVSAASTVTANTVSNSGSSPLRTVSRSDSRAVAATKENSAYSNKSKSKSKSPTWSRESGASEQSKRMDVEMAKKSEEPQVESGSSSEMEEGELEPEPEPEREPEPEPEPELESNLKVEAEAEIESGIENKEDGVKVLSKEEEREVQNKESDSEVKDVEKEDDKVDELSSGSEDGDGDEAEAGNDEGCGGDDKEECVKEDGECVEEEGKNDGVVDDEDDDEKSLGSEEECDKQDKGVSIDLEAKVEDVEMEVEVEEAQELDKEVGEENGGEGEVNMGREREEGLSQNFKDKGKSVSIEPTHVADSAEDGVWMERESREFERDSDDMEGPSTRGFELFSTSPVRREEKNDQSGVNRPKEEKLVLEPFDLSLSLPNVLLPIGAAQDTIQAAPGSPSQARSVQSMSTTFRTNSDGFTASMSFSGSQSFFHNPSCSLTQNSMDNFEQSVGSRPIFQGIDQASQGAWQGQSQNESKPKDIPLYQRILMNGNGSLNQSQVLQGISNGQAVQGGQHRGLEGSSKMGNGLERQLSFHRQQSFNDDVRSPSQSVGSHDIGSNYSYDKKRRMREKSSGSLYRSSGQKEFEYSGGGAEYVEKIIAKIVEEPVHVMARKFHDMTPQSIVRLKESITDTMLSVDKQKQLVDFQKALQNKSDITLETLQKSHRAQLEILVALRTGLPEYLQLDDSVTNAHLAEVFLNLKCRNLACKSSLPVDECDCKVCVQKKGFCSACMCLVCSKFDMANKTCSWVGCDVCLHWCHTDCALRKSYIINGRSAKGAYGTTEMQFHCIACDHPSELFGFVNEVFQSFVKEWTAETLSRELDYVKRIFRDSKDMRGRRLHEIADQMLVRLANKLDLPEVCSHILAFLREAETPKLGKMPISSGNEQGKESNGIAGTSQDPSWLKAVYSEKAPQLDRAPVVFPRFSYDQIDKRTLETELQTSIQKEPVFDELESLVRIKEAEAKMFQARADEARREAEGLKRIAIAKKEKTEEEYTGRFTKLRLAEAQEMRKQKYEEVQALDRAHREYHDMKRRMQADIKDLLLKMEATRQS